In the genome of bacterium, the window CCTCGGCACGACGTGACGCTGAGCCGCGACCTGTGGGTATCCGTCGCCGAGGTCACCAACGTCCAGTGGGACGACGTGATGGGCGGGAACCGGGAAGGCGACCCGACCGTCGCCAACCTGCCGGTGGTCCTAGTCTCCTGGGAGCAGGCCGTCGACTTCTGCAACGCCCTGTCGGCGAACGAGGGGCTCGCGCCCGCCTACACCGTGAACGGGGGCGTGACCTGGGATCCGGACGCGCCGGGCTACCGCCTCCCGACGGAGGCGGAGTGGGAGCACTTCTGCCGCGCCGGCACGATCACCGCCATCTCCGCCGGCGAACTGGCGGAACTGACGTGCGAACCCGATCCGGTCCTGACCTACTTCGCTTGGTACTGTCCCAACGCGTATGCCCGGCAGCCCGTCCGCTCGCTCTATCCCAACGATTGGGGCCTGTACGACGCGCACGGCAACGTGGGCGAGTTCTGCTGGGATCTCTACGACGCGAGCTACTACGCCGCCTCGCCGGCCGTCGATCCGGCGGGTTCCGACGTCGGCACGCGCAGGGTCGTGCGCGGCGGCAACTACTCCGCCTGGGGCGGCATCTGCCGCTCGGCGGCGCGTTCGTCGCAGAACCCGTTGTTCGGGAACCAGGCCGTCGGTTTCCGGGTCGTGCGCAACGACGCGGAGGACAAGCGCGGGGCCGGCGGATGAGCCACGCCGCGCTGGACGACGAACTGGCTATCGCGTCGGAATTCGCCCATCCG includes:
- a CDS encoding formylglycine-generating enzyme family protein is translated as MKRVLTLALIATVLVTGCSGDDPANPDPPAPGDVIVEIVPAGLGAGWTLTGPEGYTRDGTGDEQLTGLAPGDYQITWLPVLNWDAPLPQSLTLDAGGAITFTGTYVSDPPPENIVTIDIEPDDLYAAWVLKVETGDGENDRSGHGDAVLHDVPAGQVTADWEEIPGWSVPPPGYVTAELLEGQTLALSVTYTLLPPWPLEFVQVPAGTFAMGSPAAEPGASSDEWPRHDVTLSRDLWVSVAEVTNVQWDDVMGGNREGDPTVANLPVVLVSWEQAVDFCNALSANEGLAPAYTVNGGVTWDPDAPGYRLPTEAEWEHFCRAGTITAISAGELAELTCEPDPVLTYFAWYCPNAYARQPVRSLYPNDWGLYDAHGNVGEFCWDLYDASYYAASPAVDPAGSDVGTRRVVRGGNYSAWGGICRSAARSSQNPLFGNQAVGFRVVRNDAEDKRGAGG